The stretch of DNA GTCGATTGTTCGAATCGCTCGGTATTCAGTCAGTTCCCCCTCTCTGACTCGCCCACGCCTGACGTCAATCGCGTTCGGTACGATAGTCGATGCAAGCGGACATCGTGCCAATAGCTGGAACTCGATATTCGACCGTGGTTTGTCGTCCTATCGCCGTTAGATACTAATCGAAAGATAGAGATATCAGTGTCAAATAGAATTGAAAATCGATCCGCTACTGGATTTACAGATACGATCTACAGCCGGCAGTTGACACAATTCCGAATTGAACCACGTCTGATGAATTGGAATTGAATTTGACGAGCCTCGCTATTAGTTGTACACTGTTGTTGATCCAAAAACGAATAAAATACTCCGTAGGCGGCTGTAATCGACTATCCTGACCGCTTTAGCGAAGCGATTCTTCCGAGAACTCTCTGAGAGATACGATCACGGTGATGTCGTGTTTCTCGCCGATGGAGCAAAACATGTCCAGACCGCACCCCGTCGACGTGGGCTCCGGTTTCGATACGAAAAACGTGGAAATTAGAACGCTACTGAATATACTTCCACATGATAAAATATCACAGCTCTCTGTCCCCAATCATCTCTACCACACCAAGCCGTCGACAGTAAAAGCGTGCGTTAAACATGTACTATCTGGGACAATAACACAAGCTCGTCGCTGCCGTTAATCGGCGTATTTGTCGGTGTGAACGGCGATTCGCACGATGCTGCGATACTTACCGTCGTCTCTTTTGGCTCCCGGGTAGACGCTGACCAATCGCTTCCACGCACAAGGCTCGAGGTGCCAGCAGCAGACGTGAAACGAGGAAGACGTCGCTGCCTTGGGACGGTCACCGGAACGGCACGTCGGTCGAAGAAGCCAGTAGCTTAAAGAGACCGATACACTAAACGACGGTATGGCGAACGAAAACGACGTTCACGACCGAATCATCGATAGCGGTGTTGTGGCAGTCCTCCGCGGAATCGACGACGCACAGATCGCGTCGGTCGCTCGAGCGATTCACGAGGCGGGCGTCACCGCGATCGAAGTAACCGCCGACGGGAAGCGCGCGAGCGAGAAGATCGCCGCGGTGGACCGAGAGCTCGCGGATACCGACGCCGTCGTCGGGGCGGGGACGGTGCTCGACGCGCCGACGGCCCAGTCGGTCATCGACGCCGGTGCGGAGTTCGTCCTCGCGCCGGACTGCAATCCCGAGGTGGTCCGCACCTGTAACCGACAGGGTGTCGTCTCGATTCCGGGCGTGATGACGCCGACGGAGGCCGTCACGGCCATGGAGGCCGGCGCGGACATGCTCAAGATGTTCCCGGCGACGACGGTCGGGCCCGATCACATCGGCGCGCTACAGGGCCCGCTCGGTGATATAGATATCATGCCGACCGGCGGCGTTTCGTCCGACAACGTCGGTGACTTCTTCGAGGGCGGCGCCGTTGCCGTCGGTGCCGGAAGCGCGATCGTCGACTACGACGCCATCGCGGCTGACGATATGGCGCAGGTCCGCGAGACGGCCGCTACGTTCGTCGACGCCGTCGAATCGGCTCGGTCCCAGTAACGAAAGCAAACGGGCTGGAATCGTTTCCTATCTGGCGATCCCGCCGTCGGGATCGTCGATCACCGCTTCGACCTCTCCGGGCGTGAGAATGGCGAGATCCCCCTCGAGCGTCCGTTTCAATGCTGCCGTTGCCGATCCGTATTCCAGCGCCCCCGAAACGTCGCCGTTCTCGAGATAGTGCGCGAGGAAGCCGCCGACGAAGGCGTCGCCGGTGCCGATGGGATCGGTCGTTTCCGCGGGGAATGCGCGCTGATCGTGCAGCGTGCCGTCGGTATCGACGGCGATCGCACCCTCGTCGCCCTGGGTCAGGACGACGACCGCCGGATCGTACGTCGACGAAATATCGCGAGCGATCGCCTCGTCGCTCCCCGTCCGCTCGAGGACGGTCCGGGCGTCGCGTGCGGCGATCACTGCGATATCGACCGTCTCGAGGAGCGAGGTACAACGGGCTCTGGCCGCCGCCGGCGACCACAGTTTGGCGCGGTAGTTGAGGTCGAAGACCGTCGTTGCCCCGGCGTCTCGGCTACGCTCGAGCATCGCAGTGGTGGTTTCTGCCAGTTGCTCGGAGAGAGCGGGCGTGATCCCGCTGGTGTAGACGGCGTCGGTCGCGGCGAGGTCGATGCCGTCGGTCAGTTCGTCCGGCGTCGCAGTTCTGATCGCCGCATCGGAGCGGTCGTAGATGACGTTCGTTCCGCGGGGTTCGCCTCCCTTCTCGATGTAATAGGTTCCCTGTCGTCCCTCGTCCGTCCAGGTGACGCTCGTCTCGACGTCGTGACTCCGTATCTCACGCGTGACGCGCCGACCGAGTGGCGAGTCCGGGAGTTTCGAAGTCCACGTCGCCTCACAGCCGAGATTCGAGGCGGCGATGGCGACGTTGCTCTCGGCGCCGGCCGTGCGGAAGTTCAGTTGCGTCGCCGTCTCGATTCGGTTGCCGGCCGCCGGAGAGAGGCGAAGCATCGTTTCGCCGAACGTGACCAATGATGACATCTGTTCGTTCGTTTTTGGTGCGGATATATACGCGTTCCCATTCCGCTGGCCTCGGTCGCCGAAAATAATTTCTTATTGAGAAATCGGAGTGCTAGTGACAAGATCTGAATTACAATAGTACATGTGTAATATATTGTGAGGTCAGGTACCGTCTGGAGCGCGGATCCGCCGGTAACCGATACTACTGCCGCGAGTCCGAATTGTTTCCCGATGGGAAATAATCGGGAGTTCCTGACGGCGTTGTGGACCGGAATCGATGGCCGAAACCCGTATTTTTCCCACGAGGAAATTACTGGACCAACTATCGGAAGCGTAACAGTGGGTTCTCGTTTCAGCGGGAACCCGACAGCCGATCGGTGACGCTGAGTATCGCCGATGCTCGAGCGGAAGCGTCGAAAACGAGTTCGCTATTCGATCCCGTCTTTGTACGCGACGAGATTGTCGTCCTGCATCACGGCCGACCGACCGCCGTCGACGAGGATTGACGAGCCGGTCACGAACGCCGCGTCGTCACTGGCGAGAAACGCCGCAACGCCCGCGACGTCGGCCGGTTGCCCGATACGATCGACCGGATGTAGCGCTTCGACCTCATCGTACCGGCCGTCAGCCAATTCTTCGCGCGTCCGATCGACCTCTATCCAGCCGGGGTTGATGGTGTTGGCCCGGATGCCGAGCGGACCGAGTTCGATCGCCATCGCGCGCGTCATTCCGTCGATCCCCGCTTTTACGGCGTTATACGGAAACGTCTCGGGAAGCGTCGATCGGGAGTGGTTCGAGGAAATATTGACGATACTGCTTCCCTCCGGCATGTACTCGATCGCGTCGCGCACGAGCAGCCAGTAGCCGCGAAAGTTGATATCCATGACGGCGTTCCAGTCCTTGAGCGTCGCGTCGCGAACGCCCGTTTCCGGCTGCACCGCGGCGTTGTTGACCAGCATATCGATTTCACCGAAACGGTCGACAGCGCTGGTAATCAACTCCGTGATCCGTTCGGGATCGCCCATATCCGCCTCGATGAACGCTGCCTCACCGGGAGTCGACGCGTTCGTTATCTCCCGAGCAACCGCTTCACCCGCGGCTTCGCTTCGACCGTTGATGACTACGTTCGCCCCTTCGCTGGCGAATCGGCGTGCGATTCCCGCTCCGATTCCTCGCGTAGAACCGGTGATGATCGCAGTC from Natronorubrum halophilum encodes:
- a CDS encoding bifunctional 4-hydroxy-2-oxoglutarate aldolase/2-dehydro-3-deoxy-phosphogluconate aldolase, which gives rise to MANENDVHDRIIDSGVVAVLRGIDDAQIASVARAIHEAGVTAIEVTADGKRASEKIAAVDRELADTDAVVGAGTVLDAPTAQSVIDAGAEFVLAPDCNPEVVRTCNRQGVVSIPGVMTPTEAVTAMEAGADMLKMFPATTVGPDHIGALQGPLGDIDIMPTGGVSSDNVGDFFEGGAVAVGAGSAIVDYDAIAADDMAQVRETAATFVDAVESARSQ
- a CDS encoding SDR family NAD(P)-dependent oxidoreductase produces the protein MTNGTPSRLVDRTAIITGSTRGIGAGIARRFASEGANVVINGRSEAAGEAVAREITNASTPGEAAFIEADMGDPERITELITSAVDRFGEIDMLVNNAAVQPETGVRDATLKDWNAVMDINFRGYWLLVRDAIEYMPEGSSIVNISSNHSRSTLPETFPYNAVKAGIDGMTRAMAIELGPLGIRANTINPGWIEVDRTREELADGRYDEVEALHPVDRIGQPADVAGVAAFLASDDAAFVTGSSILVDGGRSAVMQDDNLVAYKDGIE
- the kdgK1 gene encoding bifunctional 2-dehydro-3-deoxygluconokinase/2-dehydro-3-deoxygalactonokinase, which translates into the protein MSSLVTFGETMLRLSPAAGNRIETATQLNFRTAGAESNVAIAASNLGCEATWTSKLPDSPLGRRVTREIRSHDVETSVTWTDEGRQGTYYIEKGGEPRGTNVIYDRSDAAIRTATPDELTDGIDLAATDAVYTSGITPALSEQLAETTTAMLERSRDAGATTVFDLNYRAKLWSPAAARARCTSLLETVDIAVIAARDARTVLERTGSDEAIARDISSTYDPAVVVLTQGDEGAIAVDTDGTLHDQRAFPAETTDPIGTGDAFVGGFLAHYLENGDVSGALEYGSATAALKRTLEGDLAILTPGEVEAVIDDPDGGIAR